One window of the Bradyrhizobium sp. NP1 genome contains the following:
- a CDS encoding MATE family efflux transporter has product MSDLGVAEIPVDENERPLPPPLARLANALVDGPILRTLLRLAWPNAISLVSGTCVVIAETSYIGRLGVESLAAMALVFPCVILTMTTSGGAMGGGVSSAIARALGAGDTERASVLAAHALLIGIGFGLTFMLGMLIFGPALLQLLGGRGAVLTQAIAYTQIFFGGAVVIWLMNTMAGVLRGTGNMKLPSLMLLISAICQIVLGGTLGLGLGPVPQFGMRGVAAGSLMAYLISLSVMGWYLFSGRARVVPKLRGLRIRRAMFLDILKVGFISCFSPLQSVLSISILTHMLAGFGPAVLAGYGIGARLEFMLTSVSFAVGIASVPMVGMAIGAGRIARARRIAWTGGLLSFVSLGAIGSVFAVFPELWVNFFSDNPDVRAASNQYLSTAAPMYAFIGLAMSMYFSSQGAAKMFGPVLAQTARLAFIGIGGWWLSSHDASAGSFFMLVAASMVVLGTLSCASVIFTRWGPKRATTRAVRPALSAAAE; this is encoded by the coding sequence ATGTCCGATCTCGGCGTCGCGGAAATTCCGGTTGACGAAAATGAGCGTCCGCTGCCGCCGCCACTGGCGCGGCTGGCGAACGCGCTGGTCGACGGGCCTATCCTGCGCACGCTGCTGCGGCTCGCCTGGCCGAATGCCATCTCGCTTGTTTCCGGCACCTGCGTCGTCATTGCCGAGACCTCCTATATCGGCAGGCTCGGCGTCGAGTCGCTGGCGGCGATGGCGCTGGTCTTCCCCTGCGTGATCCTCACCATGACCACCTCGGGCGGCGCGATGGGCGGCGGGGTGTCGTCAGCCATTGCGCGCGCGCTCGGCGCTGGCGACACCGAGCGCGCCTCGGTCCTCGCCGCGCACGCCCTGTTGATCGGCATCGGCTTCGGCCTGACCTTCATGCTCGGCATGCTGATCTTCGGGCCGGCGCTGCTGCAACTGCTCGGCGGCCGTGGCGCGGTGCTGACGCAGGCGATCGCCTACACGCAAATCTTTTTCGGCGGCGCCGTCGTGATCTGGCTGATGAACACCATGGCCGGCGTGCTGCGCGGCACCGGCAACATGAAACTGCCGTCGCTGATGCTCCTGATCTCCGCGATCTGCCAGATCGTGCTCGGCGGCACGCTCGGGCTCGGCCTCGGGCCCGTGCCGCAATTCGGCATGCGCGGCGTGGCGGCCGGCTCGTTGATGGCCTATCTGATCAGCCTGTCGGTGATGGGCTGGTACCTGTTTTCCGGCCGGGCCCGCGTCGTTCCCAAGCTCCGGGGCTTGCGCATCCGGCGCGCGATGTTTCTCGACATTCTCAAGGTCGGCTTCATTTCCTGCTTCTCTCCGCTGCAATCGGTGCTGTCGATTTCCATCCTCACCCACATGCTGGCGGGCTTCGGCCCGGCCGTGCTGGCGGGTTACGGCATCGGCGCGCGGCTTGAGTTCATGCTCACCTCGGTGTCGTTCGCGGTCGGGATTGCCTCGGTGCCGATGGTCGGCATGGCGATCGGCGCGGGGCGGATTGCGCGTGCGCGGCGCATCGCCTGGACCGGGGGGCTGCTGTCCTTCGTATCGCTCGGCGCGATCGGCAGCGTGTTCGCGGTGTTTCCGGAGCTCTGGGTCAATTTCTTCAGCGACAATCCGGATGTGCGCGCGGCGAGCAACCAATATCTGTCGACCGCCGCGCCGATGTACGCCTTCATCGGATTGGCGATGTCGATGTATTTTTCATCGCAGGGCGCGGCCAAGATGTTCGGGCCGGTGCTGGCGCAAACGGCCCGGCTCGCCTTCATCGGCATCGGCGGCTGGTGGCTGTCGAGCCATGACGCCTCGGCGGGCAGCTTCTTCATGCTGGTGGCGGCCTCGATGGTCGTGCTCGGCACGCTCTCCTGCGCCAGCGTGATCTTCACGCGGTGGGGTCCGAAGCGCGCCACGACCCGCGCCGTGCGACCGGCGCTGTCAGCGGCCGCCGAGTAG